Proteins encoded by one window of Pseudomonas sp. PSKL.D1:
- a CDS encoding ExbD/TolR family protein, with amino-acid sequence MKFRRNRQRENVDINLASLIDVVFVLLLFFVVTTTFTRETQLRVELPEAASAEQPPADQDKLVEVTISADGVYSVNNHLLPKSDLATLSEAIERESGGDNTLPLAISADGKTPHQAVITAMDAAGKLGFSHLRMTTVEAAQGTP; translated from the coding sequence GTGAAGTTCCGGCGCAATCGCCAGCGGGAGAACGTCGACATCAACCTGGCGTCGTTGATCGACGTGGTATTCGTCCTGCTGCTGTTCTTCGTGGTCACCACCACCTTCACGCGCGAAACCCAGCTGCGCGTCGAGCTGCCAGAGGCCGCCAGTGCCGAGCAGCCACCTGCGGACCAGGACAAGCTGGTGGAAGTCACCATCAGCGCCGATGGCGTGTACTCGGTGAACAACCACCTGCTGCCCAAGAGCGATCTGGCGACCCTGAGCGAGGCCATCGAGCGTGAGTCCGGTGGCGACAATACGCTGCCGCTGGCCATTAGTGCAGACGGCAAGACCCCGCACCAGGCGGTGATCACTGCAATGGATGCCGCCGGCAAGCTCGGCTTCAGCCACCTGCGCATGACCACCGTCGAGGCCGCGCAGGGGACGCCTTGA
- a CDS encoding MotA/TolQ/ExbB proton channel family protein, whose protein sequence is MWELVKSGGWMMLPIILSSIAAMAIVVERLWTLRASRVTPPHLLGQVWMWIKDKQLTSDKLKALRADSPLGEILAAGLANSRHGREIMKECIEEAASRVIHELERYISTLGTIAAMAPLLGLLGTVLGMIDIFSAFMGSQMTANAAVLAGGISKALVTTAAGLMVGIPAVFFHRFLLRRIDELVVGMEQEAIKLVEVIQGDREVEVAGGKA, encoded by the coding sequence GTGTGGGAATTGGTCAAGTCCGGTGGTTGGATGATGCTGCCGATCATTCTGAGCTCCATCGCTGCCATGGCTATCGTCGTCGAGCGCCTGTGGACCCTGCGCGCCAGCCGCGTGACCCCGCCGCACCTGCTGGGCCAGGTCTGGATGTGGATCAAGGACAAGCAACTCACCAGTGACAAGCTCAAGGCCCTGCGCGCCGACTCGCCGCTGGGTGAAATCCTCGCCGCCGGCCTTGCCAACTCGCGTCATGGCCGCGAAATCATGAAAGAGTGCATCGAAGAAGCCGCCTCGCGCGTGATCCACGAGCTGGAGCGCTATATCAGCACCCTGGGCACCATTGCCGCCATGGCCCCGCTACTCGGCCTGCTGGGTACGGTGTTGGGCATGATCGACATCTTCAGCGCCTTCATGGGGTCGCAAATGACCGCCAACGCAGCCGTGTTGGCCGGCGGTATTTCCAAGGCCCTGGTGACCACGGCGGCCGGCCTGATGGTTGGTATTCCGGCGGTGTTCTTCCACCGTTTCCTGCTGCGCCGCATCGATGAACTGGTGGTGGGCATGGAGCAGGAAGCCATCAAGCTGGTGGAAGTGATCCAGGGCGACCGTGAAGTGGAAGTGGCCGGAGGCAAGGCGTGA
- a CDS encoding low molecular weight protein-tyrosine-phosphatase has product MRVLFVCLGNICRSPTAEGVLRHQLLAAGLADRVHVASAGTGDWHVGEAPDSRTCKAALARGYDLTKQRAQQVKAAHFAEYDLILAMDESNLSNLRAMRPHAAKGELDLFLRRYGAALDEVPDPYYGGADGFEQVLDLIEAACRDLVVEIKGRL; this is encoded by the coding sequence ATGCGCGTTCTGTTCGTGTGCCTGGGCAACATCTGCCGTTCGCCGACCGCCGAAGGCGTGTTACGCCATCAGTTGCTGGCTGCGGGCTTGGCTGATCGCGTGCATGTAGCGTCGGCCGGCACCGGCGACTGGCATGTCGGCGAGGCGCCGGACAGCCGCACCTGCAAGGCGGCACTGGCGCGCGGCTATGACCTGACGAAGCAGCGTGCCCAGCAGGTGAAGGCAGCGCACTTCGCCGAATACGACCTGATCCTGGCCATGGACGAGAGCAATCTTTCCAACTTGCGGGCCATGCGCCCGCATGCGGCCAAAGGCGAGCTGGATCTGTTCCTGCGTCGCTACGGTGCGGCCCTTGATGAAGTGCCCGACCCGTACTACGGCGGCGCAGACGGTTTCGAGCAGGTATTGGACCTGATCGAGGCGGCTTGCCGTGACCTGGTCGTGGAAATCAAGGGGCGGCTATGA
- the murB gene encoding UDP-N-acetylmuramate dehydrogenase codes for MTVRWQEHVSLKPYNTFGIDVKARYFVQAHTDADVREALAQAAERDLPVLVIGGGSNLLLTRDVDALVLQMASRGCQVLSDVDGHVVVEAEAGEPWHPFVQWSLGQGLCGLENLSLIPGTVGAAPMQNVGAYGVEIKDVFAGLTALDRQTGELREFDLQACAFGYRDSLFKQNPGRWLILRVRFALSRTLQAHLDYGPVRQRLLEQGVEQPTAQAISDAICSIRREKLPDPAELGNAGSFFKNPVVPAALAEQIRAHYPNVVAYPQADGQVKLAAGWLIEQAGWKGYRDGDAGVHRLQSLVLVNYGQASGAQLHGLAQRIQADIRARFGVELEMEPNLY; via the coding sequence ATGACAGTGCGTTGGCAGGAGCATGTCTCGCTCAAGCCCTACAACACGTTTGGCATCGATGTTAAGGCACGGTACTTCGTCCAGGCGCACACGGATGCCGATGTGCGTGAGGCGTTGGCGCAAGCGGCCGAGCGTGATTTGCCGGTGCTGGTGATTGGCGGTGGCAGCAACCTGCTGCTGACCCGTGACGTCGATGCGCTGGTGCTGCAGATGGCCAGCCGTGGCTGCCAGGTGCTCAGCGACGTGGATGGCCATGTGGTGGTCGAGGCTGAGGCGGGTGAGCCTTGGCACCCGTTTGTGCAGTGGTCGTTGGGGCAGGGCTTGTGCGGCCTGGAAAACCTCAGCTTGATCCCGGGTACGGTCGGGGCAGCGCCCATGCAGAATGTCGGCGCCTACGGTGTCGAGATAAAGGATGTGTTCGCCGGTTTGACCGCGTTGGACCGCCAGACCGGTGAGCTGCGTGAATTCGACCTGCAAGCGTGCGCGTTCGGCTACCGCGACAGCCTGTTCAAGCAAAACCCGGGCCGCTGGTTGATCCTGCGCGTTCGTTTTGCCTTGAGCCGCACCTTGCAAGCACACCTGGACTACGGGCCGGTGCGCCAGCGGCTGCTGGAGCAGGGCGTTGAGCAGCCCACCGCGCAAGCGATCAGCGACGCGATCTGCAGCATTCGCCGGGAAAAACTCCCGGACCCTGCAGAGTTGGGCAATGCCGGGAGCTTTTTCAAGAATCCGGTGGTGCCTGCTGCGCTGGCCGAGCAGATTCGCGCGCATTATCCGAACGTGGTGGCATACCCGCAGGCAGATGGCCAGGTCAAGCTGGCAGCGGGCTGGCTGATCGAGCAGGCAGGCTGGAAAGGTTATCGGGATGGCGATGCCGGGGTGCATCGGTTGCAGTCGCTTGTGCTGGTCAATTATGGGCAGGCGAGCGGGGCGCAGTTGCACGGCCTTGCGCAGCGGATACAGGCTGACATCCGGGCGCGGTTCGGCGTTGAGCTGGAAATGGAGCCTAACCTGTACTGA
- a CDS encoding DUF2062 domain-containing protein, which produces MPRRIFKRYMPDPTSIREHKSLRFFGKLLHDPNLWHLNRHSVARAMGVGLFAALIPIPMQMLLAAALAIPVRGNLPIAVSLVWLTNPLTMPPVFFVTYMTGAWLMQIPPRTLPDELTFEWITDQLATVWQPFLLGSVVCGVVLGVAAYFTTLLYWRWWIGRQWRRRKQRVSGAHAAAADQQANAHQVEHRGGHQHESDRRTNADIRHP; this is translated from the coding sequence ATGCCGCGCCGAATTTTCAAACGCTACATGCCGGACCCGACCAGCATTCGGGAACATAAGTCCTTACGCTTTTTCGGCAAGTTGCTACACGACCCCAATCTCTGGCACCTGAACCGCCATTCGGTGGCGCGGGCCATGGGCGTGGGCCTGTTCGCGGCGTTGATCCCCATCCCCATGCAGATGCTGCTGGCGGCGGCGCTGGCGATCCCGGTGCGGGGCAACCTGCCGATCGCCGTCAGCCTGGTGTGGCTGACCAACCCGCTGACCATGCCGCCGGTGTTTTTCGTCACTTACATGACCGGTGCCTGGCTGATGCAAATCCCGCCGCGCACACTGCCCGACGAATTGACCTTCGAATGGATCACCGACCAGCTCGCCACAGTGTGGCAGCCGTTTTTGCTTGGGTCGGTGGTGTGCGGGGTGGTGCTGGGCGTCGCGGCCTACTTCACCACCCTGTTGTACTGGCGCTGGTGGATTGGCCGGCAATGGCGCCGGCGCAAGCAAAGGGTTTCAGGCGCGCATGCCGCGGCCGCTGACCAGCAGGCGAACGCACACCAGGTAGAGCACCGCGGTGGCCACCAGCATGAAAGTGATCGCCGTACCAATGCTGATATCCGACACCCCTAG
- the lpxK gene encoding tetraacyldisaccharide 4'-kinase: MALGDRLLAAWYAGHPALALLRPLEALYRRVVLRKRARFLSGESASYRAPVPVIVVGNITIGGTGKTPMILWLIEHCRSRGLKVGVVSRGYGAKPPQLPWRVEAQHSAGQAGDEPLLIVQRTGVPLMIDPDRSRAVQALLASEPLDLILCDDGMQHYRLARDLELVLIDAARGLGNGRCLPAGPLREPAQRLQEADAVLFNGASADRADGFAFGLQPSALVNLRSGERQGLDFFPAGQRLHAVAGIGNPQRFFNTLQGLNWQPVPHPFADHAQFSAENLAFSPPLPLVMTEKDAVKCRAFAGDDWWYLAVDAQPTPAFSDWFDNQLQRLLPGHRTP, from the coding sequence ATGGCCCTGGGCGATCGCCTGCTGGCGGCCTGGTATGCCGGCCACCCGGCCCTGGCCCTGTTACGCCCGCTGGAAGCCTTGTACCGGCGTGTGGTGTTGCGCAAGCGTGCGCGTTTTCTCAGTGGTGAGAGCGCCAGTTATCGCGCGCCGGTGCCGGTGATCGTGGTGGGCAATATCACCATTGGTGGCACCGGCAAGACGCCGATGATCCTGTGGTTGATCGAGCACTGTCGCAGTCGGGGGCTGAAGGTAGGGGTGGTCAGCCGCGGGTATGGCGCCAAGCCGCCGCAGTTGCCTTGGCGGGTAGAGGCGCAGCACAGTGCCGGGCAGGCCGGTGATGAGCCTTTGCTGATCGTCCAGCGCACCGGCGTACCACTGATGATCGACCCCGACCGCTCACGCGCCGTGCAGGCACTGCTGGCCAGTGAGCCGCTGGACCTGATCCTGTGCGACGACGGCATGCAGCATTACCGGCTGGCCCGGGACCTTGAGCTAGTACTGATCGACGCTGCCCGCGGCCTGGGTAATGGCCGTTGCCTGCCTGCCGGCCCGTTGCGCGAACCGGCGCAGCGCCTGCAAGAGGCGGACGCGGTGCTGTTCAATGGCGCCAGTGCCGACCGCGCGGATGGCTTCGCCTTTGGCCTGCAGCCGTCGGCATTGGTCAACCTGCGCAGCGGTGAGCGCCAAGGCCTTGATTTCTTCCCGGCCGGCCAGCGCCTGCATGCGGTGGCCGGCATCGGTAACCCGCAACGTTTCTTCAATACCCTGCAAGGGCTAAACTGGCAGCCGGTGCCGCATCCGTTTGCCGACCATGCGCAGTTCAGCGCCGAGAACCTGGCGTTCAGCCCGCCGCTGCCGCTGGTCATGACTGAAAAGGACGCGGTGAAATGCCGGGCCTTCGCAGGCGATGACTGGTGGTACCTGGCGGTCGACGCGCAGCCCACACCCGCCTTCAGCGATTGGTTCGACAACCAGTTGCAACGCTTGCTGCCAGGGCATCGCACGCCCTGA
- a CDS encoding ABC transporter permease, which translates to MSVELRTNWVALNTIVYREVRRFLRIWPQTLLPPAITMVLYFVIFGNLIGRQIGDMGGFTYMEYIVPGLIMMSVITNSYGNVVSSFFGSKFQRSIEELMVSPVSPHIILVGYVLGGVLRGLAVGVIVTLLSLFFTHLQVHHLGVTVVVVLLTATIFSLLGFVNAVFARNFDDISIIPTFVLTPLTYLGGVFYSINLLPPFWQTVSLANPVLHMVNSFRYGILGVSDISIGTAITFMLVATAVLYLVCVRLLVSGRGMRA; encoded by the coding sequence ATGAGTGTGGAACTGCGCACCAACTGGGTCGCCCTGAATACAATCGTCTACCGCGAAGTGCGGCGCTTCTTGCGGATCTGGCCGCAGACGCTGCTGCCGCCGGCCATCACCATGGTCCTGTACTTCGTCATCTTCGGTAACCTGATCGGCCGGCAGATCGGCGACATGGGCGGCTTCACCTACATGGAGTACATCGTCCCCGGCCTGATCATGATGTCGGTAATCACCAACTCGTACGGCAACGTGGTGTCGAGCTTCTTCGGCAGCAAGTTCCAGCGCTCGATCGAAGAGTTGATGGTGTCGCCCGTTTCGCCACATATCATCCTGGTCGGTTATGTGCTGGGCGGTGTGCTGCGCGGTTTGGCGGTGGGGGTGATCGTGACCTTGCTGTCGCTGTTCTTCACCCATTTGCAGGTGCATCACCTGGGCGTGACCGTTGTGGTGGTGCTGCTGACCGCGACCATCTTCTCGCTGCTGGGCTTCGTCAATGCGGTGTTCGCGCGCAACTTCGATGATATTTCCATCATACCGACGTTCGTGCTCACCCCGCTGACCTACCTGGGCGGGGTGTTCTACTCGATCAACCTGTTGCCGCCGTTCTGGCAGACCGTGTCGTTGGCCAACCCGGTGCTGCACATGGTCAACTCGTTCCGCTACGGCATCCTAGGGGTGTCGGATATCAGCATTGGTACGGCGATCACTTTCATGCTGGTGGCCACCGCGGTGCTCTACCTGGTGTGCGTTCGCCTGCTGGTCAGCGGCCGCGGCATGCGCGCCTGA
- the kdsB gene encoding 3-deoxy-manno-octulosonate cytidylyltransferase codes for MSVNYTVVIPARLRSTRLPGKPLQLIAGKPMVQHVWEQARKSGASRVVIATDDASIVEACEGFGAEVLMTRADHESGTDRLAEVAAKLGLAADAIVVNVQGDEPLIPPVIIDQVAANLAAHPEAGIATLAEAIHEPETVFNPNAVKVVSDKHGLALSFSRAPLPWARDVFAKDRSQLPEGVPYRRHIGMYAYRAGFLQDFVSWGPCWLEQTEALEQLRALWHGVRIHVEDAIEAPAVGVDTPEDLERVRRLLEA; via the coding sequence ATGAGCGTGAACTACACCGTGGTCATTCCCGCCCGGCTGCGCTCCACGCGTCTGCCGGGCAAACCGTTGCAACTGATTGCCGGCAAGCCGATGGTCCAGCACGTGTGGGAGCAGGCGCGCAAGAGCGGCGCCAGCCGCGTGGTCATTGCCACCGACGATGCCAGCATTGTCGAGGCCTGTGAGGGCTTTGGCGCTGAAGTGCTGATGACCCGTGCCGACCACGAGTCGGGCACGGACCGCCTGGCTGAAGTGGCTGCCAAGCTGGGTTTGGCGGCGGATGCCATCGTGGTCAATGTGCAGGGTGACGAGCCGCTTATTCCACCTGTGATCATCGACCAGGTGGCTGCCAACCTGGCAGCCCACCCTGAAGCCGGCATTGCTACCTTGGCTGAAGCCATCCATGAGCCGGAAACAGTGTTCAACCCGAACGCCGTCAAGGTAGTCAGCGACAAGCACGGCCTGGCCCTGAGCTTCAGCCGTGCACCGCTGCCCTGGGCGCGCGACGTGTTCGCCAAAGACCGCAGCCAGTTGCCTGAGGGTGTGCCGTACCGCCGCCATATCGGCATGTACGCTTACCGCGCCGGCTTCCTGCAGGACTTCGTAAGCTGGGGCCCCTGCTGGCTGGAGCAGACCGAAGCGCTGGAGCAGCTGCGGGCCCTTTGGCACGGCGTACGCATCCATGTGGAAGACGCCATCGAGGCGCCGGCTGTAGGCGTCGATACCCCTGAAGACCTGGAGCGCGTTCGGCGCTTGCTGGAGGCCTGA
- a CDS encoding glutathione S-transferase: MLTIWGRKNSSNVRKALWVAHELGLDFKSIDAGGAFGVVNDPEYRARNPNGLVPMIEDGDLTLWESNAIVRYLCAAYGQEQGWYIDDPRQRAQADKWMDWTTSSFAAPFRPLFWGLLRTPEDQRDWVAINAAHKQCAELLAMADASLAKQPYLSGDQIGMGDIPLGSFIYAWYEMPIERPAMYHLQAWYERLKARPAYQAAVMTALT, translated from the coding sequence ATGCTGACGATCTGGGGCCGCAAGAATTCAAGCAATGTGCGCAAGGCGCTGTGGGTCGCCCACGAGCTGGGCCTGGACTTCAAGTCGATCGACGCCGGCGGCGCGTTCGGCGTGGTCAACGACCCCGAATACCGTGCCCGCAACCCCAACGGCCTGGTGCCCATGATCGAAGATGGCGACCTGACCTTGTGGGAATCCAATGCCATTGTCCGCTACCTGTGCGCCGCGTATGGCCAGGAGCAAGGCTGGTACATCGACGACCCGCGCCAGCGTGCCCAGGCCGACAAGTGGATGGACTGGACCACCTCATCGTTTGCCGCCCCGTTCCGCCCACTGTTCTGGGGCCTTCTGCGTACACCCGAAGACCAGCGAGACTGGGTGGCAATCAACGCCGCACACAAGCAATGCGCCGAATTGCTGGCCATGGCCGACGCAAGCCTGGCAAAGCAGCCGTACCTTTCCGGTGACCAGATCGGCATGGGTGACATCCCACTGGGAAGTTTCATCTACGCCTGGTACGAAATGCCCATCGAGCGCCCGGCCATGTACCATCTACAAGCCTGGTACGAGCGCCTGAAAGCGCGCCCTGCCTACCAGGCGGCGGTGATGACCGCGCTCACCTGA
- a CDS encoding DNA internalization-related competence protein ComEC/Rec2 codes for MRTGMLALALGLLSLGLLPSLPSVGWLTLLLAGGLLCLFTRLRLIGLFVLGLCWACWSAQQALSDRLSAELDGRTLWLEGRVAGLPTQTGQGMRFELEGPSSRRAALPQRLLLNWFDGPPVRTGERWSLAVTLHRPAGLLNPHGPDREAQLLARRTGATGTVKAGQVLDAASPGVRDALRQRLSQVDAHGREAALAALVLGDGAGLPREDWQVLQATGTVHLLVISGQHIGLVAGLLYGLVAGLARWGLWPRGLPWLPCACALAMSAALAYGWLAGGGVPVQRACLMLAVVLAWRLRFRHVGAVVPLLLALNAVLIAEPLAALLPGFWLSFAAVAILLYSFSARLGGWRPWQVWTRAQWVIAVGLLPVLLATGLPVSLSAPFANLLAVPWVSLAVLPLALLGTVLLPLAPVGDSLLWVAGGLLDVLFRVLAVLAQWQPAWVPPVLPLGAWLLVCLGALLLLLPAGVPLRWLGGVMLLALWVPKAPVGQGQVEVWHLDVGQGLAVLLRTRHHAMLYDAGPARGGNDLGERVVLPTLRKLGVGALDVLLISHAHADHAGGAEAIRQGLPVRQVLAGEPQALPLAEPCLSGQRWEWDGVSFSLWQWPAGQGSNDRSCVLMVEARGERLLLAGDMEAGAERAWLAANAGLTADWLQAPHHGSRSSSTEAFIGALAPRGVMISRGRNNGFGHPHAQVIERYRRHGLMVHDTAQQGALRLVLGAQGGVEGMRGKARFWRER; via the coding sequence ATGCGCACAGGGATGCTTGCGCTGGCACTCGGGCTGTTGAGCCTGGGGCTTTTGCCGTCGTTGCCATCGGTCGGATGGCTGACTTTGCTGCTGGCTGGCGGGCTGCTTTGCCTGTTCACGCGGCTGCGGCTGATCGGTTTGTTCGTATTGGGCCTTTGCTGGGCCTGCTGGTCGGCGCAGCAGGCGCTGAGCGACCGCTTGTCAGCCGAGCTGGATGGCCGAACGCTGTGGCTGGAGGGGCGGGTGGCAGGCCTGCCGACGCAAACGGGGCAGGGTATGCGTTTTGAGCTGGAAGGCCCGAGTTCGCGCCGTGCCGCACTGCCGCAACGCCTGCTGTTGAACTGGTTTGACGGCCCGCCTGTGCGCACGGGCGAGCGTTGGAGCCTGGCCGTGACGCTGCATCGCCCGGCAGGTTTGCTTAACCCGCATGGGCCGGACCGTGAGGCCCAATTGCTGGCTCGCCGCACAGGCGCAACCGGCACGGTGAAGGCCGGGCAGGTGCTGGACGCCGCGTCACCGGGCGTACGCGATGCCCTGCGCCAGCGCCTGTCGCAGGTTGATGCCCATGGGCGTGAGGCGGCGCTCGCGGCGCTGGTGCTGGGGGACGGTGCGGGGTTACCACGGGAGGACTGGCAAGTGCTGCAGGCCACCGGCACGGTGCATTTGCTGGTGATTTCCGGGCAGCACATCGGCCTTGTCGCCGGCCTGCTTTATGGCCTGGTTGCCGGTTTGGCGCGTTGGGGGCTGTGGCCGCGTGGCTTGCCGTGGCTGCCTTGTGCCTGCGCTTTGGCGATGAGTGCGGCATTGGCTTACGGTTGGCTGGCCGGTGGCGGTGTGCCGGTGCAGCGCGCCTGCCTGATGCTGGCCGTGGTACTGGCCTGGCGATTGCGGTTTCGGCATGTGGGGGCGGTTGTCCCGTTGTTGCTCGCGCTCAATGCCGTATTGATCGCCGAACCGCTGGCTGCGCTGCTGCCGGGGTTTTGGCTGTCGTTCGCGGCAGTGGCGATTCTGCTCTACAGCTTCAGTGCGCGGCTGGGTGGCTGGCGGCCCTGGCAGGTGTGGACGCGTGCCCAGTGGGTAATCGCGGTGGGCCTGCTGCCCGTGCTGCTGGCGACCGGGTTGCCGGTTAGCCTGAGTGCTCCCTTTGCGAACCTGTTGGCGGTGCCGTGGGTCAGCCTGGCGGTGTTGCCTTTGGCATTGCTGGGGACGGTGTTGTTGCCGCTGGCGCCGGTTGGCGACAGCCTGCTGTGGGTGGCGGGTGGCCTGCTGGATGTGCTGTTTCGGGTGCTGGCCGTCTTGGCGCAATGGCAGCCTGCCTGGGTGCCGCCGGTTCTGCCGTTGGGCGCCTGGCTGCTGGTGTGTCTCGGCGCGCTGTTGCTGTTGTTGCCTGCCGGCGTACCGTTACGCTGGCTGGGTGGGGTCATGCTGCTGGCCTTGTGGGTGCCCAAAGCGCCGGTGGGGCAAGGGCAGGTGGAGGTCTGGCACCTGGATGTCGGCCAAGGGCTGGCGGTCCTGCTGCGTACGCGCCATCACGCCATGCTCTACGACGCAGGCCCCGCACGCGGTGGTAACGATCTGGGGGAGCGGGTGGTGCTGCCGACCCTGCGCAAACTTGGCGTAGGTGCGCTGGATGTGCTGTTGATCAGTCATGCCCACGCTGATCATGCGGGTGGTGCCGAGGCTATCCGCCAAGGGTTGCCTGTGCGTCAGGTGCTGGCGGGGGAGCCGCAGGCGCTGCCGTTGGCCGAGCCTTGCCTGAGTGGGCAACGTTGGGAATGGGACGGGGTGTCTTTTTCGCTGTGGCAGTGGCCAGCGGGGCAGGGCAGCAATGACCGCTCCTGCGTGCTGATGGTCGAGGCCCGGGGCGAGCGACTGTTGCTGGCGGGCGACATGGAAGCGGGTGCAGAGCGTGCCTGGCTGGCTGCCAACGCGGGGTTGACGGCCGACTGGTTGCAGGCCCCACACCATGGCAGCCGCAGCTCTTCCACCGAGGCGTTCATCGGCGCCCTTGCCCCGCGTGGCGTGATGATCTCGCGAGGGCGCAACAACGGTTTCGGGCACCCGCATGCACAGGTTATCGAGCGCTACCGCCGCCATGGGCTGATGGTTCACGACACGGCGCAGCAGGGGGCGTTGCGCTTGGTGCTCGGTGCCCAGGGGGGTGTGGAAGGCATGCGCGGCAAAGCACGCTTCTGGCGCGAGCGGTAA
- a CDS encoding Trm112 family protein → MDTKLLDILACPITKGPLKLSADKTELISKGAGLAYPIRDGIPVMLESEARTLTDDERLDK, encoded by the coding sequence ATGGACACCAAACTGCTCGACATCCTGGCCTGCCCGATCACCAAAGGCCCGCTCAAGCTCAGCGCCGACAAGACCGAGCTGATCAGCAAGGGCGCGGGCCTGGCGTACCCTATCCGCGACGGCATCCCGGTGATGCTGGAAAGCGAAGCGCGCACCCTGACCGACGACGAGCGCCTGGACAAATGA
- a CDS encoding ABC transporter ATP-binding protein has protein sequence MSSALSIRQLTKTYGNGFQALKGIDLDVSEGDFFALLGPNGAGKSTTIGILSTLVNKTSGTVNVFGHDLDREPAALKRCLGVVPQEFNFNQFEKTFDIVVTQAGYYGIPPKLAKERAEQYLTQLGLWDKRDVQSRSLSGGMKRRLMIARALIHEPRLLILDEPTAGVDIELRRSMWSFLTELNQKGITIILTTHYLEEAEQLCRNIGIIDHGTIVENTSMRKLLGKLHVETFVLDLKQDLAQAPTLQGYPCRLLTPHTLEVQVDKDIGITALFGQLALQNIEVQSLRNKTNRLEELFVSLVEKNLSKVAV, from the coding sequence ATGAGTTCCGCTCTGTCCATCCGACAGCTGACCAAAACCTACGGCAACGGTTTCCAGGCCCTCAAGGGCATTGACCTGGACGTTTCCGAAGGTGACTTCTTTGCCTTGCTGGGCCCCAATGGCGCTGGCAAATCCACCACCATCGGCATCCTTTCCACCCTGGTGAACAAGACCAGTGGCACGGTGAACGTGTTCGGCCATGACCTGGACCGCGAGCCGGCAGCCCTCAAGCGCTGCCTGGGCGTGGTGCCCCAGGAGTTCAACTTCAACCAGTTCGAAAAAACCTTCGACATCGTCGTGACCCAGGCCGGCTATTACGGCATCCCGCCCAAGCTGGCAAAAGAGCGCGCCGAGCAGTACCTGACCCAGTTGGGCCTGTGGGACAAGCGTGACGTGCAGTCGCGTTCGCTGTCCGGCGGCATGAAGCGCCGTTTGATGATTGCCCGTGCGCTGATCCACGAGCCACGCCTGCTGATTCTCGACGAGCCCACCGCTGGCGTCGACATCGAGCTGCGCCGTTCGATGTGGAGCTTCCTCACCGAGCTCAACCAGAAAGGCATCACCATCATCCTGACCACGCACTACCTGGAAGAGGCCGAGCAGCTGTGCCGCAACATCGGCATCATCGACCACGGCACCATCGTCGAGAACACCAGCATGCGCAAGCTGCTGGGCAAGCTGCACGTCGAAACCTTCGTCCTTGACCTGAAGCAGGACCTGGCCCAGGCCCCGACCCTGCAGGGTTACCCGTGCCGCCTGCTGACCCCGCACACCCTTGAGGTGCAGGTGGACAAGGACATCGGCATCACCGCGCTGTTCGGCCAACTGGCCTTGCAGAACATTGAAGTGCAGAGCCTGCGCAACAAGACCAACCGACTCGAGGAGCTGTTCGTGTCTCTGGTGGAAAAGAACCTGTCAAAGGTGGCCGTATGA